Proteins encoded by one window of Candidatus Zixiibacteriota bacterium:
- a CDS encoding DUF721 domain-containing protein, with product MADKDSQLEHVGAVLEKSLRRLDLSARLEEYGVWPIWNDTVGLTIARNAQPEKIRNGTLFVKVSSPVWMQQLQYMKEMIAEKLNQRLGAELVKNIFFVVGKIDGPAQERTPKNPPAPPEPLQGEEFLDKIEDPEIRQSFKKILAGHARRRRKEPPGGS from the coding sequence GTGGCGGACAAGGATTCTCAGCTCGAGCACGTGGGCGCGGTGCTGGAAAAATCCCTCAGGCGGCTCGATCTTTCCGCTCGACTCGAGGAGTACGGCGTCTGGCCGATCTGGAACGACACCGTCGGGCTCACCATCGCGCGCAACGCGCAGCCTGAAAAGATCCGCAACGGCACTCTTTTCGTCAAGGTTTCCAGCCCGGTCTGGATGCAGCAGCTCCAGTACATGAAGGAGATGATCGCCGAGAAGCTCAACCAGCGCCTCGGAGCGGAACTGGTGAAAAATATCTTTTTCGTCGTGGGCAAGATCGACGGCCCCGCCCAGGAACGAACCCCGAAAAATCCCCCGGCGCCTCCCGAGCCGCTGCAGGGCGAAGAGTTCCTGGACAAGATCGAGGACCCCGAGATCCGCCAGTCTTTCAAGAAGATCCTGGCCGGCCACGCGCGCCGGCGGCGAAAAGAACCGCCCGGCGGTTCCTAA
- a CDS encoding tRNA1(Val) (adenine(37)-N6)-methyltransferase — MRDDSLDTIFNGRLKLYQSRSGYRFSLDSVLLAHFATVRATDRVADLGSGNGAVALMLAHLQPEIRVTGIETQERMVERARRNVRLNGCADRVEMTRADVREVRRRFPPGAFTAVVSNPPYRRATSGRVSPDEEKRIARHETCGNLADFLSAGAYLLPDGGRMALVYPAPRSVDLLAGMRAAGLEPKRVRLVYSRSGSSEASLILAEGVKGGRSGTAILPPLHVYEREKHYTAEVAAMLAGSRIGAPATDAR, encoded by the coding sequence ATGCGAGACGATTCTCTGGATACCATTTTTAACGGCAGGCTCAAACTTTACCAGAGCCGATCGGGGTACCGCTTTTCCCTGGACTCGGTTCTGCTGGCTCACTTCGCGACGGTTCGCGCAACCGACCGCGTGGCCGACCTCGGGAGCGGCAACGGCGCGGTCGCGCTGATGCTCGCCCACCTCCAGCCGGAGATCCGCGTCACCGGAATCGAGACACAGGAGCGGATGGTCGAGCGCGCGCGGCGCAACGTGAGGTTGAACGGGTGCGCGGACAGGGTCGAGATGACTCGCGCCGACGTGCGCGAGGTCCGGCGCCGCTTCCCCCCGGGCGCTTTCACGGCGGTGGTCTCCAATCCGCCGTATCGAAGAGCCACCAGCGGTCGTGTCAGCCCCGACGAGGAGAAGCGGATCGCGCGGCACGAAACCTGCGGAAACCTCGCCGATTTCTTGAGCGCGGGAGCGTATCTGCTGCCGGACGGCGGCCGGATGGCCCTGGTCTATCCGGCGCCCCGCAGCGTCGATCTGCTGGCCGGGATGCGCGCCGCCGGTCTGGAGCCGAAACGGGTGAGGCTGGTTTACTCGCGGTCCGGATCCAGCGAAGCCTCCCTGATCCTCGCCGAGGGAGTCAAGGGAGGAAGGAGCGGGACGGCGATACTTCCGCCGCTCCACGTCTACGAACGGGAAAAACACTATACGGCCGAGGTCGCGGCGATGCTGGCGGGGAGCAGAATCGGAGCGCCGGCGACGGACGCGCGTTAG